The genomic window GACCACGGCCCGCTTCTTGATGATCTCCACGTCGGCCGCCCGCTGGGCCGCTTCGGCTTCCACCGTCGCCTTCTCAATGGCGGACGTGTCCTGGTCCAGCTTCTCCAAGAGCTGCTCCGCCTGATAAGCGTCCATCGCCTGGCGAAGAGTCGCCTTCGTCGCGACCGCGTCGGCGCTACTCGCCGCTGCGTCTGCCGACGCCGTCTGTTCGAAGGCGTTGAGCAGGGCGACCTGCTTCTTGACCTTCGCGTAGTAGTCATTCACCCACGTCGCATCGGCGAGAATCGCCTTCGCGGTCTCGTTGTTCTCCGGGTCGAACTCTCCGAGCGTCGCGTTGTACCCTTGCAGCACCTCGATGCTCTTGCCGAGGCGACGATAGCGTTCGGCGATGGCCTCCGGTGAGAAGCCCTTCTTGACCTCTTCCAACCGCAAGCACGCCTGCACCGCCTCTTGTTCGGTCGCGACGTAGCGCCCCAGGTTGCTCTGGAGCAGCTCGTTGAATCGGGTGCTGAACTCCTGATGGAGCTTGAGCAGCGTCGGTTGGCCCGGCGCCGGGTCCGAAGCGTTGACCAGGCTCCTGGCCTGCTCGGCCACGGCGACGAACTCGGCGAGCTTTGGGTCGCTCCCGAGCAGGTTCTTCTGCTCCTCCAACATCGACTGGCGGTAGTTCTCCAACCGGTCGGCAAACGTGGCGGGTCCCTTCGCTTCCTGAGCGTACAAGTTGCTCACAGCGAGAAGGCTGATGAAGCAGCCGCTGAGGGTGAACGCGGACAAGGCTCGGGGCATTACTGCGTCTCCTTGAATGAGAGGTACTTTGCTCCCAGATCGTCGAGACTCGCGGCGAGTGCCTGGGCGTCGGCGATCGCCTGGGTGAGTTGTTGCTCTGCAAGCCGCTTGACTCGTAGCTCGGACGCGACCGACCCGCTCGAACGGGACGCCGCCTGATCGACTTGCTCGGCCAGCTCCGCGAGCGTCTTCTCCAGTGCGAGTCGACTGGCGTCTAGTTCGTGGTACTCTCGCAAAGGCTCCGTGTCTTCGCTGACGTTAACCCACTTCATGATCGATGGGTGCGTCTCGGGACGCCCCTCGGGCCACTCGTGAGTGGGCCCGAAGTATCGCTTTGCATCGCGGTCGAGTTGCTTGACAATCTGAATTACTTCGAGCAGGCCATCGTTCGCGCTATAAGCGGCCTGCTTCGCCCGCAGCTCAATCTCATCTTCCTGCGTGGAATCGTGCCGCTTATGTGACGCGATGTAGTCGGCAGTGAAGTAGTACAGAACTGCGAGTACAGGCAACAGAAACAACACCAAGAGCACAAGCTTGAAGCGTTGGGCCTTCGGGTCCTTCATGTCGTTGAGGAGGATGACTCGCATTACGATCGCTTTCTCCAAGCAAGATTCAGCGGCGCACGAGCGGCTCGCCGAGTTTCCGACGGTTGCACGTAATGAATTGTAATAGTTGTTGACTCACGCATGTAGCCATCCCCGCCTTGCTACCGATGGGCCTCAGAAGTCGGGTTCGACAATCTCGTGTGCGGTTGCGTCGTCAGACTTGTCTTCTGGCTCCGCGTCACCACGCAGGGTCGCCAGCAGCTTCGGCGGCAGCCGGAGGCGGCTGATGTCTTGCGCTTCCCACTCGGGAAGATAGTCGAGCTGCTCCTCGGTCTTCTCGTGTTCTTCGTTGCGAGGCGGCGGAGGAAGCGGATCTTGCCTGCCGTCGCCCGCGAGCACGTCCTTCCACATGCCGCCGTTAATTTCAGGGTCGGACTTAATGAAGGCGTGGAAACCTCCTTCAGGCGAGCCGCTCGGCAGGTCCGCAAAACCGCTCGGCGGCACCAGGTCGGTCTCGTGGTCGCTGGTTGTCTCCGAGGAGCTGGCCGAGGTGCTGGCGTCGCGTCCCGCGTTCAAGGTCGAGCCGGTTGTCAGGTTGGTCTTAGTGCGCCAGCCTTTACCGAAGAACTTCGACGACCAGGTGGCCAACTCGCTGTCGCACCGCAGCAGCGCCTTGTTGCCAAGTCCCATCAAGAAGCCTGCGTGCTTCTCGTTGGTGGCGGCCGCCTTTTGCTCAAACTTCAGCGCGTTCATCGTCGCGAGCACTAGCACTAGCCCCTTGGAGCGTCCCTTGTCCGCGATGCCGCTCAGCTCGTCGAGGTCAGCCATCATCTGTGCCTCGTCGATAAACAGCCAAGTGATCGGATTTTCGACCTCCGGACCGTCGAGCAGTTTGTCGGCCGCCAGGCGGATCAGGCCGCGATAGTACGAAGCCAGCACGTCGGCCGCCTGATGGCTCCCCGTCATCAGCAGGACCGGGGGTTCGCTCGGGACGCGACGGGCCCAATCCAGAACGGAAAAGTAGCGACCTTCCGCTTCGGCTTCCTTCGAAGCGCACGCCAGGGGAACGAAGTCATCGAGGTAAGCAATCAAGGTCTGGACGATGTTCCCCTTCGTCGTCCGGGTCTGGCTCAACAGCCGCTTGAAGCGGCGGCCACCGGGGCTTTGGCCAAGCACCGCGTCAAGGCTGTCGCAGCAGAGGCAGGCGGTAAGCACGTCCCGCAACCCCCACGACTCGGCCTGTCTGGAGAACGTCTCGACGATGGCCTGGAACAGGACCCGGCTGATTTTCGGCCAGAAGGGGTCCCGTGAGTCGTCCGGAAAGAGCATGTCGGCGAAGCGTCGGGTGGAGAGGACCCCGAGGTCACGCGAAATATTCCAAGCGGCTCCTCTGTCATCAAACGGATTGATGATCTTGTACAGTGACTCATTAGCGGCGCCATACGAGTCGTCGAGCATGGTCACAAAGTCGCCCTTGGGGTCGTGGATCAGCACCCGCACACGCGGGTCCTGCAACGCCCGTTCGAGGACTTGCAGCAGCAGTTCCTTCATGAAGACCGATTTGCCGGAGCCGATATTCCCGTGAAAGAAGAAGTGCTGCGCGACATGCGACTCGCGGAGAGGGGCCCCGCCGAACCGAATCGCAGGGAGATTGACGGGGCGCCGATAGTCGGAGGCGATCAGTTGGTCCGCACGCTGCCGGTCGGCAAGCGAAAGCTCGCCAGGGATGGGCTCGGCTAGGTCTCCACGGTTGAGACGAAAGTCCTCCTCCAGTTTCGCGACGTACGCAAACCGACCGAACCCATCAGGGGCGCCGTCGTGGATTGGTTCCCACGAGTAGCGGACTTCTTTCCACTCGTCGCCGGTATGAAGCACCGTCCATGCAAAATGGCGCTCCCAGTAGTAGCCGAGAAAATCGACCTGAACGGTGTTGCCCCACTGCGAGACGACGATTTGTCCCCACGTGAATTTCTGGACGCCCCCCGGGTTGAGCAGCAGGTAGTGTCGCCCCAGAAGCGTCACCTGCCTGCTTTCCGTCAGCTCGACCGACTCAATCGGCAGCCGGTCTCCTAGCAGCCACCCCCCCAGCTTGATGTGGTCGAGGATGACGCTGGTACCTAGTGCGTGCGTCGTACAGTGATACTGGGAGAGATTAAGCGGGCGAAACGGCTGGTGTTTACTCCATAGAGGTTCCGGAGAGGTTCTAACCTCAGCCCAGCCCCGGTTTTCGTCGTAGACCCAGATAGCCGTTTTTTCACCGAAGCGGTCGAAGGTTCGCAGTCTCAGGTTCAATTGAGCGACGAAGCCATCGGGGGCCGACTTAGTCAAGAA from Pirellulales bacterium includes these protein-coding regions:
- a CDS encoding type IV secretion system DNA-binding domain-containing protein, with amino-acid sequence MSAPPQVASDTRLPIELVAYSRRLHARWPVTSAVEPQLHLHADGRVEVETKAGRVSLGRLPSHALLTDGAAVMAGPRGDGRYQIDVHRSDSHEAVTYLHEFGVWYRIEYAPIGAKHPPTSSTPKPHGTEEEGVARLIVDPDAVVELFGSHQADLYDYPIRLDRGGRVVLSDDEARVLEFGRTYTLADGSELFLTKSAPDGFVAQLNLRLRTFDRFGEKTAIWVYDENRGWAEVRTSPEPLWSKHQPFRPLNLSQYHCTTHALGTSVILDHIKLGGWLLGDRLPIESVELTESRQVTLLGRHYLLLNPGGVQKFTWGQIVVSQWGNTVQVDFLGYYWERHFAWTVLHTGDEWKEVRYSWEPIHDGAPDGFGRFAYVAKLEEDFRLNRGDLAEPIPGELSLADRQRADQLIASDYRRPVNLPAIRFGGAPLRESHVAQHFFFHGNIGSGKSVFMKELLLQVLERALQDPRVRVLIHDPKGDFVTMLDDSYGAANESLYKIINPFDDRGAAWNISRDLGVLSTRRFADMLFPDDSRDPFWPKISRVLFQAIVETFSRQAESWGLRDVLTACLCCDSLDAVLGQSPGGRRFKRLLSQTRTTKGNIVQTLIAYLDDFVPLACASKEAEAEGRYFSVLDWARRVPSEPPVLLMTGSHQAADVLASYYRGLIRLAADKLLDGPEVENPITWLFIDEAQMMADLDELSGIADKGRSKGLVLVLATMNALKFEQKAAATNEKHAGFLMGLGNKALLRCDSELATWSSKFFGKGWRTKTNLTTGSTLNAGRDASTSASSSETTSDHETDLVPPSGFADLPSGSPEGGFHAFIKSDPEINGGMWKDVLAGDGRQDPLPPPPRNEEHEKTEEQLDYLPEWEAQDISRLRLPPKLLATLRGDAEPEDKSDDATAHEIVEPDF